One window of Cupriavidus oxalaticus genomic DNA carries:
- a CDS encoding glutathione S-transferase family protein: MGSDANPRFELFHAASSLCSQKVRTVLSEKQLPYRSNDMMILSSMGPDGVVPAEHYHPPYVRLRLMAGLEIGREFVSGYSGRPSVDTDGFDPCAVPLLVDYEASRVIADSRRICCYLDAVSRAPVQLLPDDDQARAAVMRQVGIVDQMPNGALLYGFHPDADGRPDALKTVMETVYDHKIAALEAMLAGNGDDAELVAAYRAKLAKERGGRAVRRDAAFQRAAHHHVEGVLKELDRTLGAAPALYVAGHAFSLGDVLWGVNLVRLTYLGLAPMWHDLPNVARYVETLVKRPSLCREAVRATIDSLPPSRQMDALGTCMETAPA; encoded by the coding sequence GTGGGAAGCGATGCAAACCCGCGCTTTGAGCTGTTCCACGCGGCCAGTTCGCTGTGCTCGCAGAAGGTCCGCACGGTGCTGTCCGAGAAGCAGTTGCCATACCGGTCGAACGACATGATGATCCTGAGTTCGATGGGTCCGGACGGCGTCGTTCCCGCGGAGCACTATCACCCGCCCTATGTACGCCTGCGGCTGATGGCCGGACTGGAAATCGGGCGGGAGTTCGTCAGCGGCTATAGCGGGCGCCCTTCCGTGGATACCGACGGCTTCGATCCGTGCGCGGTGCCATTGCTCGTCGACTACGAAGCCTCCCGCGTGATCGCGGATTCCCGGCGGATCTGCTGCTATCTCGACGCGGTATCGCGCGCGCCCGTCCAGCTCTTGCCGGACGATGACCAGGCGCGTGCCGCGGTGATGCGCCAGGTGGGCATCGTCGACCAGATGCCGAACGGCGCCCTGCTATATGGCTTTCATCCCGACGCCGACGGGCGGCCAGACGCGCTCAAGACGGTCATGGAAACGGTCTACGACCACAAGATCGCAGCGCTCGAGGCCATGCTGGCCGGCAATGGCGACGACGCTGAACTCGTTGCCGCCTATCGCGCCAAGCTCGCGAAGGAGCGCGGCGGCCGGGCGGTCCGCCGCGATGCCGCATTCCAGCGTGCCGCGCACCATCACGTCGAAGGCGTGTTGAAGGAGCTGGACCGCACGCTGGGGGCCGCACCGGCCCTGTATGTTGCGGGACACGCGTTCTCCCTTGGAGATGTGCTGTGGGGTGTCAACCTGGTGCGGCTGACGTACCTGGGGCTCGCGCCGATGTGGCACGACCTGCCCAACGTTGCCCGCTATGTCGAAACCCTGGTCAAGCGGCCTTCGCTCTGCAGGGAGGCGGTCCGCGCCACGATCGACTCGCTGCCGCCATCGCGACAGATGGATGCCTTGGGAACCTGCATGGAGACGGCGCCGGCCTGA
- a CDS encoding tryptophan 2,3-dioxygenase — translation MKDSVKPASRAPAETPAGRTPYSDWLQTDVLHSLQHPVSDHPGEHAWIVSAQVSELYWMLIIREIQAAQAQLRADDLAGACRTLRRVVAHHEPLNATWRSIAWMTPVDLLAILSCVGPKFGKDTALQGWTFRQMVYLLGIKQGEHLQHFLPQPRRWEQLSKALAEPSLYDDVLAHLSRKGFAVPALALDRDFSVPYAPDKAVENVWRDVYADPDQHRELQQLGETLADIAEGFSAWKHLHLMATRRTFGARPAYFGTEGIAWLLPTMNEIPFPELWSARGFIGDPPAVCPHARGQAGARAAE, via the coding sequence ATGAAAGATTCCGTCAAGCCCGCATCCCGGGCACCGGCAGAAACGCCAGCCGGGCGCACGCCATACAGTGACTGGTTGCAGACAGACGTGCTCCACTCGCTGCAGCACCCGGTCAGCGATCATCCCGGCGAGCACGCCTGGATCGTATCGGCGCAGGTGTCCGAGCTCTACTGGATGCTGATCATCAGGGAAATCCAGGCCGCGCAGGCGCAATTGCGTGCCGATGACCTGGCCGGCGCATGCCGCACGCTGCGGCGCGTGGTTGCCCACCACGAGCCGCTCAATGCCACCTGGCGCTCCATCGCGTGGATGACGCCGGTCGACCTGCTGGCCATCCTGTCCTGCGTCGGGCCGAAGTTTGGCAAGGACACCGCACTGCAGGGCTGGACGTTCCGGCAGATGGTCTACCTGCTCGGCATCAAGCAGGGGGAGCACCTGCAGCACTTCCTGCCGCAGCCCCGGCGCTGGGAGCAGCTCAGCAAGGCGCTGGCAGAGCCGAGCCTGTATGACGACGTGCTCGCCCACCTGAGCCGCAAGGGCTTCGCCGTGCCGGCGCTGGCACTCGACCGCGATTTCAGCGTGCCCTACGCGCCGGACAAGGCGGTCGAAAACGTCTGGCGCGACGTCTACGCCGACCCGGACCAGCACCGCGAACTGCAGCAACTCGGCGAGACGCTGGCCGATATTGCGGAGGGATTCTCCGCATGGAAGCACCTGCACCTGATGGCCACGCGCCGGACCTTCGGCGCCCGGCCGGCCTACTTCGGCACCGAGGGCATTGCCTGGCTGCTGCCGACCATGAACGAGATCCCGTTCCCTGAACTCTGGTCCGCGCGCGGCTTCATCGGCGATCCGCCCGCGGTGTGTCCGCACGCGCGCGGACAGGCCGGCGCCCGGGCTGCGGAGTGA
- a CDS encoding ring-cleaving dioxygenase, translated as MTMLKGFHHLTAGVRHAQEDVDFYVKLLGQSLVKKTVLLDGEDPIYHLYYGNANGDPGTLVTSFPFRQRGVMARQGSGQVRVINYSVPTGSLEFWRSRFDAMNVPYDSEIVERFGERRQRFQHPCGIEFDLVETDLDPRPACVASDIPEAHAIRGVHSITLSLRDVAESIRFMSEAIGFRHVGQSGPYYRFETYTGGPGTVVEFQHEPDRHQGSSIYGEGTIHHVAFAVDNVEQQAILKEKLFALGYIDTSESVHRNYFRSMYFKMPGGVMFEATTTDIGFAIDEEPGHFGEEFQLPPWLVDRKDELLGRLEPISA; from the coding sequence ATGACAATGCTCAAGGGATTTCATCACCTGACCGCCGGCGTGCGGCACGCGCAGGAGGATGTGGACTTCTACGTCAAGCTGCTCGGGCAGAGCCTCGTGAAGAAGACCGTGCTTCTCGACGGCGAAGATCCCATCTACCACCTCTACTACGGCAACGCGAATGGCGATCCGGGGACCCTGGTGACGTCGTTCCCGTTCCGCCAGCGCGGGGTCATGGCGCGCCAGGGATCGGGCCAGGTGCGGGTCATCAACTACTCGGTGCCCACGGGCTCGCTCGAGTTCTGGCGCAGCCGCTTCGATGCCATGAACGTGCCGTATGACAGCGAGATCGTCGAGCGCTTCGGCGAGCGCCGCCAGCGGTTCCAGCATCCGTGCGGCATCGAGTTCGATCTCGTCGAAACGGATCTGGACCCGCGTCCGGCCTGCGTGGCCAGCGATATCCCCGAGGCCCATGCCATCCGCGGCGTGCACAGCATCACGCTGTCGCTGCGCGATGTCGCCGAATCGATCCGCTTCATGAGCGAAGCGATCGGCTTCCGCCACGTTGGCCAGTCGGGACCCTACTACCGCTTCGAGACGTACACCGGCGGCCCGGGCACGGTCGTCGAGTTCCAGCATGAGCCGGACCGGCACCAGGGCTCGTCGATCTACGGCGAGGGTACGATCCACCATGTGGCGTTCGCCGTGGACAACGTCGAACAGCAGGCGATCCTGAAGGAGAAGCTGTTTGCGCTGGGCTACATCGACACCTCCGAATCGGTGCACCGCAACTATTTCCGCTCGATGTACTTCAAGATGCCCGGCGGCGTGATGTTCGAGGCCACGACCACCGACATCGGCTTCGCGATCGATGAAGAGCCCGGCCATTTTGGCGAGGAGTTCCAGCTTCCGCCCTGGCTGGTGGATCGCAAGGATGAGCTGCTGGGCCGGCTCGAGCCCATTTCCGCATGA
- the wrbA gene encoding NAD(P)H:quinone oxidoreductase, translating to MRKPKVLIVFYSRNSSTEMLAKAVAEGALDTGAEVRMRRAREVVGPDVMRQAPGWLENATEMNAKYDAPTEADAEWADAIVFGTPTRFGTISTELKAYIDGLGGLWFAGKLNGKVGSVFGTTSSRHGGNEATLLAAYTPMAHLGLIIVPLGYADAAMFKAGTPYGATHVSHRDTVKPDDDHLDVARYQGRRVTTVARALHVQPEPVAA from the coding sequence ATGCGCAAGCCAAAGGTACTGATCGTTTTCTATTCACGCAACAGCTCCACCGAGATGCTGGCCAAGGCTGTCGCCGAGGGGGCCCTCGATACCGGCGCCGAAGTCCGCATGCGGCGCGCGCGGGAGGTCGTCGGCCCCGACGTCATGCGGCAGGCGCCGGGCTGGCTCGAGAACGCCACGGAGATGAACGCGAAATACGACGCGCCGACCGAAGCCGATGCCGAGTGGGCCGACGCCATCGTGTTCGGCACGCCGACGCGGTTCGGGACCATCTCGACCGAACTCAAGGCCTATATCGACGGGCTCGGCGGCCTGTGGTTCGCGGGCAAGCTCAATGGCAAGGTGGGCTCGGTGTTCGGCACGACGTCCTCGCGCCACGGCGGCAATGAAGCCACGCTGCTGGCGGCCTACACGCCCATGGCCCACCTGGGCCTGATCATCGTGCCGCTGGGCTATGCCGACGCGGCGATGTTCAAGGCCGGCACCCCCTACGGCGCGACGCACGTCTCGCACCGTGACACCGTGAAGCCCGACGACGATCACCTCGACGTTGCACGGTACCAGGGCCGCAGGGTGACGACTGTCGCCCGTGCCCTGCACGTCCAGCCGGAGCCCGTGGCAGCCTGA